The following are encoded together in the Humulus lupulus chromosome 5, drHumLupu1.1, whole genome shotgun sequence genome:
- the LOC133780040 gene encoding disease resistance protein At4g27190-like, whose translation MQDLKDAKDGLQHHVDGAKNNCEEIIAEVETWLKRVDEISEEAHTFLNDDEGHAKALCSSCGSVFHLVTRHQRSRKANKTSIVVCEVNRNKFDRKQISYRGQLESCFTEPKDYETFESRKEILENIMEAVRDTNRSRIGLHGMAGNCKTMLANEIARHAEKEMLFSKVVKTTVSQTPNIKEIQQHIADMLELKFGETDNTKGKRATLLQQRLKPENKILLILDDIWKELNLKEIGIHDECQMLLISRTRHVLHSSMGIAESNVFLLEVLHPLEATSLFKKIIGEIVENAYYKSLARQIVAKCAGLPVSIATMAHAFKCNMELSIWQDALHRLRSSGFIVIEGMDKKVYLSIRLSYDFLGIHEKKAKSLLLLCALHKEDAQIRVEDLMRYSVGCRLLQGVNIVKEARNRVNSLVDKLKSHCLLLDGKSKSYVKMHDVIRDVCIVIANEDEHRMNNITSATMYEEFVAHERHKSSKAISFLGYDDYENLPKTLECPCLELLLLSSFSLKSIPDDFFEQIKKLEALVMGNTRLESLPSSFHFLQNLQKLCLRGYSLIDIAMIGQLRHLQLLDLQGCYGLRVIEPNVISNLTQMEELYLAENENILPEKLFSENLERYQVSIGGGEYSRYNEFPRWLQLNLSNMSEKNASGLKSLVKRSQYLSLERLVDVTNVVHDLDKDGFPRLKHLRLIQLFTEIFGNYINEKSLAMMLGVTLHSEEDVNRALVALLGSRTPKGNSWEMDTVPNLFRNYRMMWQDLLPRLLSSNSSWTGGGDSDMSTPMDEMIQLLEAWAARAAKVAAKKAAKKNPEAPGPDPSFNKETQRRNLNPTRDALLSHRNAELVAEAAMKMEMLQLELEAVVNQREAAKEALAREMAQARETLSKAVS comes from the exons ATGCAAGATTTGAAGGATGCCAAGGATGGATTGCAACATCATGTTGATGGAGCCAAGAATAATTGTGAAGAAATCATTGCTGAGGTTGAAACATGGCTAAAGAGAGTTGATGAAATCTCTGAAGAGGCTCACACGTTTCTTAACGATGACGAAGGCCATGCAAAGGCTCTATGTTCTTCTTGTGGGTCTGTTTTTCATTTGGTGACACGACATCAACGGAGTAGGAAAGCAAATAAGACGTCAATCGTAGTATGCGAAGTGAACAGAAATAAATTTGACCGGAAACAAATTTCTTATCGCGGTCAGCTAGAAAGTTGCTTCACAGAACCCAAAGACTACGAGACTTTTGAGTCAAGGAAGGAAATTCTAGAGAACATAATGGAAGCTGTAAGGGATACTAATAGAAGCAGAATAGGTCTGCATGGAATGGCTGGAAATTGCAAAACTATGCTTGCTAATGAAATTGCTAGACATGCTGAGAAAGAGATGTTATTTAGTAAGGTGGTTAAGACAACTGTTTCCCAAACACCCAATATAAAAGAGATTCAACAACATATTGCTGACATGCTTGAGCTAAAGTTTGGCGAAACAGATAACACTAAGGGAAAGCGAGCAACACTTCTTCAACAACGATTAAAGCCAGAAAATAAGATTCTGTTAATTCTTGACGATATTTGGAAGGAACTCAATCTAAAAGAAATTGGAATCCACGACGAGTGCCAGATGCTACTAATCTCTAGAACTCGACATGTTTTACACAGCTCCATGGGTATTGCTGAGAGTAATGTGTTCTTACTTGAAGTTTTACACCCACTAGAAGCTACAAGTTTGTTTAAGAAAATCATTGGAGAAATAGTTGAAAATGCATATTACAAATCTTTGGCACGCCAAATTGTTGCCAAATGTGCGGGCCTACCAGTTTCCATTGCTACAATGGCACATGCTTTCAAATGCAATATGGAATTGTCCATATGGCAGGATGCATTGCATCGACTACGGAGTTCGGGCTTCATAGTGATCGAGGGAATGGATAAGAAAGTCTACTTGAGTATTAGGTTGAGTTACGATTTTCTTGGAATTCATGAGAAGAAGGCCAAATCATTGTTATTGCTTTGTGCTTTACATAAAGAAGATGCACAAATACGAGTGGAAGACCTGATGAGATACAGTGTGGGTTGTCGCTTGCTTCAAGGCGTCAACATAGTAAAAGAAGCAAGAAATAGGGTGAATTCATTGGTTGATAAATTGAAATCTCATTGTCTGTTGTTGGATGGTAAAAGTAAAAGTTATGTGAAGATGCATGATGTTATTCGTGATGTTTGCATAGTAATTGCAAATGAAGATGAGCATAGGATGAATAACATTACTAGTGCTACTATGTATGAGGAATTTGTTGCCCATGAAAGACATAAATCATCTAAAGCAATTTCCTTTCTTGGCTATGATGATTATGAAAATCTTCCTAAAACATTGGAATGTCCCTGCTTAGAGTTGCTTCTTCTTTCTAGtttttctttgaaatcaattccAGACGACTTTTTTGAACAAATTAAGAAACTTGAAGCTTTGGTTATGGGTAATACAAGACTAGAATCATTACCATCATCCTTTCACTTCCTTCAAAATCTCCAAAAATTATGTCTACGTGGTTATTCTCTGATAGACATAGCCATGATTG GACAATTGCGGCATTTGCAACTGCTAGATCTACAAGGATGTTATGGTTTAAGAGTCATTGAGCCTAATGTCATTTCAAATTTGACACAAATGGAAGAGCTCTATCTGGCAGAAAA TGAAAATATTTTGCCTGAGAAGTTGTTTAGTGAAAATTTGGAGAGATACCAAGTATCTATTGGGGGTGGTGAATACAGCAGGTATAATGAATTTCCAAGGTGGTTGCAGCTCAATCTCTCAAATATGAGTGAAAAAAATGCCTCTGGACTAAAATCATTGGTTAAAAGGTCTCAATATTTATCACTAGAGAGATTAGTGGATGTCACCAATGTTGTTCATGATCTTGATAAAGATGGTTTTCCTAGATTAAAGCACCTGAGGCTTATACaattgtttaccgagattttcggaaactatattaatgaaaa atcattaGCCATGATGTTGGGCGTCACCCTTCATTCGGAGGAGGACGTCAACAGGGCCCTCGTCGCCCTCCTCGGGTCCCGGACCCCCAAAGGCAACAGTTGGGAGATGGACACGGTGCCGAATCTGTTTCGaaactaccggatgat GTGGCAGGACCTTTTGCCCAGACTCCTCTCATCCAATTCATCTTGGACCGGAGGAG GAGACTCTGACATGTCTACCCCCATGGACGAGATGATTCAACTCCTCGAAGCCTGGGCTGCGAGGGCGGCCAAGGTCGCAGCCAAAAAGGCTGCCAAGAAGAATCCAGAGGCGCCGGGCCCGGACCCTTCCTTCAACAAGGAGACCCAGAGGCGGAACCTCAACCCGACGAGG GACGCTCTGCTGTCCCACCGAAATGCTGAACTGGTGGCCGAGGCGGCCATGAAAATGGAGATGCTCCAGCTGGAGCTAGAGGCGGTCGTAAAtcaaagggaggccgccaaggaggccctggcCAGGGAGATGGCCCAGGCTCGGGAGACTCTGAGCAAAGCGGTTTCTTAG